A genomic stretch from Rhodomicrobium vannielii ATCC 17100 includes:
- a CDS encoding outer membrane protein, whose protein sequence is MSVRVVRASALAAGVFAIIGSASAADIYGGGGYGGYKDAPIIVAAPAWTGFYVGGHLGAAWTNLETRRNTYWDRDPLPTGVAAAPYDYSTFGGNGLGTTGAFGGGQFGYNWQTGGNFVLGIEVDVGGLQGDNERTFAAATYDGPALDAIDHIAVVNVKSQGGIYGDVTGRLGYAWGNTLLYLKGGFAWLATDLKVRAAITDIDGETDYYNRSFDNTLTGWTAGGGLEYQFNPNWTMKVEYLHFDFSLDDNNWRWDEGNNWKIFKNDVTADTVKLGFNYRFVSSPAAYVPLK, encoded by the coding sequence ATGTCTGTTCGTGTTGTGCGAGCGAGTGCGTTGGCAGCCGGTGTGTTTGCGATCATCGGTTCTGCGAGTGCTGCGGATATTTATGGCGGCGGCGGTTATGGCGGTTACAAGGACGCGCCCATCATTGTGGCAGCGCCCGCATGGACCGGGTTCTATGTCGGTGGCCATCTCGGCGCGGCGTGGACGAATCTCGAAACCCGGCGGAATACCTACTGGGACCGCGACCCGCTTCCGACCGGTGTCGCGGCTGCTCCATACGATTACAGCACTTTCGGCGGAAATGGCCTGGGCACAACCGGTGCCTTTGGCGGTGGTCAGTTCGGCTACAACTGGCAGACCGGCGGCAATTTCGTGCTCGGCATCGAAGTGGATGTCGGCGGCCTTCAGGGCGACAACGAGCGCACTTTCGCCGCCGCGACCTATGACGGTCCTGCTCTGGATGCGATTGACCACATAGCGGTCGTTAACGTCAAATCGCAAGGCGGCATCTACGGCGATGTGACGGGCCGCCTTGGCTACGCCTGGGGCAACACGTTGCTCTATTTGAAAGGCGGCTTTGCGTGGCTTGCCACCGACCTGAAGGTGCGTGCGGCCATCACAGATATCGACGGCGAGACGGACTACTACAACCGGAGCTTTGACAACACGCTCACCGGTTGGACGGCTGGCGGCGGCTTGGAATACCAGTTCAACCCGAATTGGACCATGAAAGTCGAGTATCTTCACTTCGACTTCAGCCTCGACGACAACAACTGGCGTTGGGATGAAGGCAACAACTGGAAAATATTCAAAAACGACGTGACGGCCGATACCGTGAAGCTTGGCTTCAACTATCGCTTCGTCTCGTCGCCCGCGGCATACGTTCCGCTG